The Tachyglossus aculeatus isolate mTacAcu1 chromosome 22, mTacAcu1.pri, whole genome shotgun sequence genome window below encodes:
- the CATSPERZ gene encoding cation channel sperm-associated protein subunit zeta isoform X1 yields the protein MASRTRVKGRPRARPESGGGRIQQLWTFATLSVAQGPRGSGAARSPGTPEVGRGLGVPAWAPSEGSASSDPSGSWGTLGPRASISDLLHSPPQHPDHSQQSQEAELSSSEVNEIETQSHSSPHRAYLAEQQSQLPLPLTCLMEEEVLDILTKALQSERYRSDIGRDHLLTHQVEQRIEELKNRVLRKKETN from the exons ATGGCGTCGAGGACCAGAGTTAAG GGCCGACCCCGGGCCCGTCCGGAGTCGGGCGGGGGCCGCATCCAGCAGCTGTGGACGTTCGCCACCCTTTCGGTGGCGCAGGGCCCGCGGGGGTCGGGGGCGGCCCGGAGCCCGGGGACCCCGGAGGTCggccgggggttgggggtccCGGCCTGGGCGCCGTCGGAGGGCAGCGCGTCCAGTGACCCCAGCGGCTCTTGGGGCACCCTGGGCCCCAGGGCCTCCATCAGCGATCTCCTCCACAGCCCGCCGCAACACCCCGACCACTCCCAGCAATCCC AGGAGGCAGAGCTGTCCTCCTCCGAGGTGAACGAGATCGAGACTCAAAGCCACTCCAGCCCGCACAGGGCCTACTTGGCCGAGCAGCAGAGTCAG ctgcccctgcccctcacctgtCTGATGGAGGAAGAGGTGTTGGACATCCTGACCAAAGCCCTACAGAGTGAGC GTTACCGCTCGGACATCGGCCGCGATCACCTTCTGACACACCAAGTGGAGCAGCGCATAGAGGAGCTGAAGAACCGCGTACTGAGGAAGAAGGAGACCAACTGA
- the CATSPERZ gene encoding cation channel sperm-associated protein subunit zeta isoform X2, with amino-acid sequence MASRTRVKGRPRARPESGGGRIQQLWTFATLSVAQGPRGSGAARSPGTPEVGRGLGVPAWAPSEGSASSDPSGSWGTLGPRASISDLLHSPPQHPDHSQQSQEAELSSSEVNEIETQSHSSPHRAYLAEQQSQLPLPLTCLMEEEVLDILTKALQSYRSDIGRDHLLTHQVEQRIEELKNRVLRKKETN; translated from the exons ATGGCGTCGAGGACCAGAGTTAAG GGCCGACCCCGGGCCCGTCCGGAGTCGGGCGGGGGCCGCATCCAGCAGCTGTGGACGTTCGCCACCCTTTCGGTGGCGCAGGGCCCGCGGGGGTCGGGGGCGGCCCGGAGCCCGGGGACCCCGGAGGTCggccgggggttgggggtccCGGCCTGGGCGCCGTCGGAGGGCAGCGCGTCCAGTGACCCCAGCGGCTCTTGGGGCACCCTGGGCCCCAGGGCCTCCATCAGCGATCTCCTCCACAGCCCGCCGCAACACCCCGACCACTCCCAGCAATCCC AGGAGGCAGAGCTGTCCTCCTCCGAGGTGAACGAGATCGAGACTCAAAGCCACTCCAGCCCGCACAGGGCCTACTTGGCCGAGCAGCAGAGTCAG ctgcccctgcccctcacctgtCTGATGGAGGAAGAGGTGTTGGACATCCTGACCAAAGCCCTACAGA GTTACCGCTCGGACATCGGCCGCGATCACCTTCTGACACACCAAGTGGAGCAGCGCATAGAGGAGCTGAAGAACCGCGTACTGAGGAAGAAGGAGACCAACTGA
- the ESRRA gene encoding steroid hormone receptor ERR1, with protein MSVRERATEPLYIKAEPASPDSPRGSSEAEPDPPAARPPGPAPAPAPARRRPPPPPPGREDNDDDDEGEGPGPGERGGGGKLVLSSLPKRLCLVCGDVASGYHYGVASCEACKAFFKRTIQGSIEYSCPASNECEITKRRRKACQACRFTKCLRVGMLKEGVRLDRVRGGRQKYKRRPEVEPLTFPGPFPATPLAAPGGPRKTAPANALVSHLLVAEPEKLYAMPDPAGPDGHLPAVATLCDLFDREIVVTISWAKSIPGFSALSLSDQMSVLQSVWMEVLVLGVAQRSLPLRDELAFAEDLVLDEEGARAAGLGELGAALLQLVRRLQALRLEREEYVLLKALALANSDSVHIEDAEAVEQLREALHEALLDYEAGRVGGGPGGGAERRRAGRLLLTLPLLRQTAGKVLAHFYGVKLEGKVPMHKLFLEMLEAMMD; from the exons ATGTCCGTCCGGGAGCGGGCCACAGAGCCCCTGTACATCAAAGCGGAGCCCGCCAGCCCCGACAGCCCCCGCGGCTCCTCGGAGGCCGAGCCCGACCCCCCTgcggcccggccccccggcccggccccggccccggccccggcccgccgccggcccccgccgccccccccgggCCGGGAGGacaacgacgacgacgacgagggggAAGGCCCGGGGCCCGGAGAGCGGGGCGGCGGGGGCAAGCTggtgctgagctccctgcccaaGCGACTCTGCCTGGTGTGCGGGGACGTGGCCTCCGGCTACCACTACGGCGTGGCCTCCTGCGAGGCCTGCAAGGCCTTCTTCAAGCGGACCATCCAGG GGAGCATCGAGTACAGCTGTCCGGCCTCCAACGAGTGTGAGATCACCAAGCGGCGCCGCAAGGCCTGTCAGGCTTGCCGCTTCACCAAGTGCCTGCGGGTCGGCATGCTTAAAGAGG GGGTTCGCCTGGACCGGGTCCGGGGCGGGAGGCAGAAATACAAGCGTCGGCCCGAAGTGGAACCACTGACCTTCCCCGGTCCCTTTCCGGCCACCCCGCTGGCGGCGCCCGGGGGGCCCCGGAAGACAG CGCCCGCGAACGCCCTGGTGTCCCACCTGCTGGTGGCGGAGCCCGAGAAGCTGTACGCCATGCCCGACCCCGCCGGCCCCGACGGGCACCTGCCGGCCGTGGCCACCCTGTGCGACCTCTTCGACCGGGAGATCGTGGTGACGATCAGCTGGGCCAAGAGCATCCCAG GCTTCTCGGCCCTGTCGCTGTCGGACCAGATGTCGGTGCTGCAGAGCGTGTGGATGGAGGTGCTGGTGTTGGGCGTGGCCCAGCGGTCCCTGCCGCTGCGCGACGAGCTGGCCTTCGCCGAGGACCTGGTGCTGGACGAGGAGGGGGCCCGGGCCGCCGGGCTGGGCGAGCTGGGCGCCGCGCTGCTGCAGCTGGTGAGGCGGCTGCAGGCCCTGCGGCTCGAGCGCGAGGAGTACGTCCTGCTcaaggccctggccctggccaatTCCG ACTCGGTCCACATCGAGGACGCGGAAGCCGTGGAGCAGCTGCGGGAAGCCCTGCACGAGGCCCTGCTGGACTACGAGGCCGGCCGGGTCGGCGGCGGGCCCGGCGGGGGAGCCGAGCGCCGGAGGGCCGGGCGGCTGCTGCTCACCCTGCCCCTGCTGCGGCAGACCGCCGGCAAAGTCCTGGCCCACTTCTACGGGGTCAAGCTGGAGGGAAAGGTCCCCATGCATAAGCTCTTCCTGGAGATGCTGGAGGCCATGATGGACTGA
- the TRMT112 gene encoding multifunctional methyltransferase subunit TRM112-like protein: MKLLTHNLLTSHVRGVGPPHGYPLRIQATEVRVNAVDFNPEFVSRMIPKMEWQALVEAAESLGHSADLPRQLTEGYQQDEEFLRKAHHVLLEVEVVEGTLQCPASGRQFPITRGIPNLLLNEEEAAA, translated from the exons ATGAAGCTGCTGACCCACAACCTGCTGACGTCGCACGTGCGTGGGGTGGGCCCGCCCCACGGCTACCCCCTCCGCATACAG GCCACCGAGGTGCGCGTCAACGCCGTGGACTTCAACCCCGAGTTCGTGAGCCGGATGATCCCCAAGATGGAGTGGCAGGCGCTGGTGGAGGCGGCCGAGAGC CTGGGTCACTCGGCAGACTTACCCCGACAACTGACGGAGGGCTACCAGCAGGATGAGGAATTTCTGCGGAAGGCGCATCACGTCCTGCTGGAG gtggaggtggtggagggcACGCTGCAGTGTCCCGCGTCGGGACGCCAGTTCCCCATCACGCGAGGGATCCCCAACCTGCTGCTGAATGAGGAGGAGGCCGCGGCCTAG